The following proteins are encoded in a genomic region of Helicobacter macacae MIT 99-5501:
- a CDS encoding cyclophilin-like fold protein yields MTKIVKGFVACIAFVVFIVMPLGAQSSVNKSTNGAKMMIEMSFEDEAQVRTIIELEDNPATRDFYAQLPLTLEFSDYVGKEKISNALPKPLNTSGLNGYDPQVGDLFYFSPWENLGIFYAKQPFHSGLVRFGRIDTQTLAKLKSQKRNFVIHFTKATK; encoded by the coding sequence ATGACAAAAATTGTTAAAGGATTTGTGGCGTGTATAGCGTTTGTTGTGTTTATAGTAATGCCACTAGGTGCGCAATCTAGCGTAAATAAAAGCACAAATGGAGCAAAAATGATGATAGAGATGAGTTTTGAGGACGAAGCGCAAGTGCGCACAATCATAGAGCTAGAGGACAATCCTGCCACGCGTGATTTTTACGCGCAACTGCCTCTCACTCTAGAATTTAGCGACTATGTGGGCAAAGAAAAAATCTCAAATGCCCTGCCAAAGCCACTAAACACTAGCGGACTAAATGGCTATGACCCGCAAGTGGGGGATTTGTTTTATTTCTCTCCGTGGGAGAATCTGGGGATTTTCTATGCAAAGCAACCCTTTCATAGTGGGCTAGTGCGCTTTGGACGCATAGATACGCAAACGCTTGCTAAGCTAAAATCCCAAAAACGCAACTTTGTGATTCACTTCACAAAAGCCACAAAATAG
- a CDS encoding NAD(P)H-binding protein has protein sequence MKKLLIALSGALFGFVGCACATSWSEKDFSDIKGTQEKVSVLIIGANGSVAKVATQGFLAGSNADLKLYLRNASRLSNVAKQNPNRVQLIEGDALDKNALKNAMSGVNVVYANLAGSDLPKMAETIIAAMKEAGLKRLIWISSYGVYDGEIPESELNRIRAYNPPHREAVRVIEASGLDYTIIRAQWFSNANEIDYELTKKGEKFKNPSAYISRKSIAHLVIRLCLEQGFGVRESFGINKPAK, from the coding sequence ATGAAAAAATTACTTATCGCACTTAGTGGCGCATTGTTTGGATTTGTAGGTTGCGCGTGTGCTACAAGCTGGAGCGAAAAAGACTTTAGCGACATAAAAGGCACGCAAGAAAAGGTGTCCGTGCTTATCATCGGGGCAAATGGTAGCGTGGCAAAAGTCGCTACGCAAGGATTTCTCGCAGGGAGTAACGCGGATTTGAAGCTGTATTTGCGAAATGCTAGTCGCTTATCAAATGTGGCAAAGCAAAATCCAAATCGCGTGCAACTTATCGAGGGCGATGCGCTGGATAAAAACGCGCTCAAAAACGCGATGAGTGGCGTAAATGTCGTGTATGCCAATCTCGCTGGGAGCGACTTGCCAAAAATGGCAGAAACTATCATAGCTGCGATGAAAGAAGCGGGGCTAAAAAGGCTCATTTGGATAAGCAGTTACGGCGTGTATGACGGGGAGATTCCCGAATCGGAGCTAAATCGTATCCGCGCTTACAATCCACCGCACCGAGAAGCTGTGCGCGTAATCGAAGCAAGTGGGTTAGACTACACGATAATCCGTGCGCAGTGGTTTAGCAATGCTAATGAAATCGACTATGAGCTTACCAAAAAGGGCGAGAAATTCAAAAATCCAAGTGCGTATATCTCGCGCAAATCTATCGCACACCTTGTGATTCGGCTATGTTTGGAGCAAGGCTTTGGCGTGAGAGAGAGTTTTGGTATTAACAAACCTGCGAAATAG
- a CDS encoding aldo/keto reductase — translation MQSDCFNNKRREFVADCTRFAGLAMMTTALPLFAKDSKTTKAQSKGVKMEFLTLNNGIKMPILGLGTYGLSGKSGQEAISQALQVGYRLIDTAQMYGNEREVGNAVANALAEIKREEFFITTKLSSNMGYDETLRAFETSMKKLRLDRLDLLLIHDTYRNAKQMYKAMERLYKEGAIRALGISNFKQKDLADFIEGCEVVPAINQCQTHIFHQQKSLREVMKKQGIILQSWSPFVAGKNDFFHNATLLQIAKKHNKTMAQVALRFLIEQGIVVIPKTSRLERMQENIAVFDFALDERDKATLSAMDTNTSQFGWDS, via the coding sequence ATGCAAAGTGATTGTTTTAATAACAAACGGCGGGAGTTTGTCGCGGATTGCACAAGGTTCGCAGGACTTGCGATGATGACTACTGCGTTGCCATTATTTGCAAAGGATTCAAAGACTACCAAAGCACAAAGCAAGGGGGTAAAAATGGAATTTCTAACGCTTAATAACGGCATAAAAATGCCAATTCTAGGGCTTGGCACTTATGGGCTTAGTGGCAAAAGCGGGCAAGAAGCCATAAGCCAAGCCTTGCAAGTGGGCTACCGACTAATTGACACCGCGCAAATGTATGGCAACGAGCGCGAAGTAGGCAACGCAGTGGCAAACGCGCTTGCAGAAATTAAGCGCGAGGAGTTTTTCATCACTACCAAACTCTCAAGCAATATGGGCTATGATGAGACGCTAAGGGCTTTTGAAACCTCAATGAAAAAGCTAAGGCTTGATAGGCTTGATTTGCTCCTTATCCACGACACTTACAGGAATGCAAAGCAAATGTATAAGGCAATGGAAAGGCTCTACAAAGAGGGTGCAATCCGCGCACTTGGAATCTCAAACTTTAAGCAAAAGGATTTGGCGGATTTTATTGAAGGTTGCGAGGTAGTCCCTGCGATAAATCAATGCCAAACGCATATTTTTCATCAGCAAAAATCCCTGCGTGAAGTGATGAAAAAGCAAGGCATTATTTTGCAGTCGTGGAGTCCTTTTGTGGCGGGGAAAAACGACTTTTTTCACAACGCTACCTTGCTACAAATCGCTAAAAAGCATAACAAAACTATGGCGCAAGTGGCATTGCGATTTCTCATAGAGCAAGGCATAGTAGTGATTCCAAAGACTTCTAGGCTAGAGCGAATGCAAGAAAATATCGCTGTGTTTGACTTCGCGCTTGATGAGCGTGATAAGGCGACATTAAGCGCAATGGATACGAATACTTCGCAGTTTGGCTGGGATAGTTAG
- a CDS encoding NAD(P)-dependent alcohol dehydrogenase, with amino-acid sequence MSASQIIGSNEAISQAKSGARIQSKGYAAFSKDFKFKPHSFTRHPLGANDILIEILYAGICHSDLHAVLGEHGKPNYPMIPGHEIAGRVIAVGEKVRKFKIGDYAGIGCMVNSCGECEACKRSEEQFCTNAKTVFTYNSKDVFHNDEITFGGYSNNYVVSEKFAIKVPKTAQIEKVAPLLCAGITTYSPIMFSKVKKGQKVAVAGVGGLGHLAVKYMVALGAEVTGFDIVDKREAVLGLGAKRFVNVNSKEFSQITNEFDFIISTIPYHYDINAYQKMLKMYGEMAIVGLPSHKDNPSLDANAMIWQFRRKVYSSLIGGIKETQEMLDFSVKNNIYPDIELIPITQLDSAYQKVAQGKANFRFVIDMKSLS; translated from the coding sequence ATGAGCGCAAGCCAAATCATCGGCTCAAATGAAGCAATATCCCAAGCAAAAAGCGGGGCGCGAATCCAAAGCAAAGGCTACGCAGCTTTTAGCAAGGATTTCAAATTTAAGCCCCATAGCTTCACACGCCACCCATTAGGCGCAAATGATATACTCATAGAAATCCTCTACGCGGGGATTTGCCACAGCGACTTGCACGCGGTTTTGGGCGAGCACGGCAAGCCAAACTATCCTATGATACCCGGACACGAAATCGCAGGGCGCGTAATCGCAGTGGGAGAGAAAGTGCGCAAATTTAAAATAGGCGATTACGCGGGGATTGGCTGTATGGTAAATTCTTGCGGGGAGTGCGAAGCGTGCAAACGCAGCGAAGAGCAGTTTTGCACAAACGCTAAAACCGTCTTTACTTACAATAGCAAAGATGTCTTTCATAACGATGAAATCACTTTCGGTGGCTACTCAAACAACTATGTAGTGAGTGAAAAATTTGCCATAAAAGTGCCAAAAACCGCGCAAATAGAAAAAGTCGCGCCACTGCTTTGCGCTGGAATCACAACTTACTCGCCCATAATGTTTAGCAAAGTCAAAAAAGGGCAAAAAGTCGCCGTAGCAGGTGTGGGCGGACTAGGACATTTGGCAGTGAAATATATGGTGGCACTTGGCGCGGAGGTTACGGGATTTGACATAGTAGATAAGCGCGAAGCGGTGCTAGGGCTTGGTGCGAAGCGATTTGTCAATGTGAATAGCAAAGAGTTTAGCCAAATCACAAATGAATTTGACTTCATCATCTCTACGATTCCCTATCATTACGATATAAACGCGTATCAAAAAATGCTAAAAATGTATGGCGAAATGGCAATCGTGGGCTTGCCCTCACATAAAGACAATCCTAGTTTGGACGCAAACGCGATGATTTGGCAGTTTCGCAGGAAAGTGTATAGCTCGCTTATCGGTGGCATAAAAGAAACACAAGAAATGCTTGATTTTAGCGTGAAAAACAATATCTACCCCGACATTGAGCTAATCCCAATCACACAGCTTGATAGTGCGTATCAAAAAGTCGCGCAAGGCAAGGCAAACTTCCGCTTTGTGATTGATATGAAAAGTTTGAGTTAG
- a CDS encoding DNA-3-methyladenine glycosylase family protein, which translates to MQNISTQRDFVAYNQSFFTPHIFTYTTKELDCLKAKDKRLAKAIDKIGTITREGERDIFASVIHHIIAQQISTKAQASIWARFCALFSEVESEKKNVKKAQSTDSQSKQKAQVLLAIDIDKIRSCGISSRKAQYILDFAHKVQSGEFDIEAVAKMSDEKAIESLIKLRGIGVWTAEMILLFCLQRKDILSYDDLALQRGLKMLYALKCEGKNGKIPKEVFATYRAKFSPYGSIASLYLWEIASGKFEI; encoded by the coding sequence ATGCAAAATATTTCAACACAAAGGGATTTTGTGGCTTACAACCAAAGTTTTTTCACTCCTCACATTTTCACTTACACCACTAAAGAGCTAGATTGCCTAAAGGCAAAGGACAAAAGGCTTGCAAAAGCGATTGACAAAATCGGCACAATCACGCGCGAGGGCGAGCGCGATATATTTGCAAGTGTCATTCATCACATAATCGCGCAACAAATTTCCACCAAAGCCCAAGCAAGCATTTGGGCACGGTTTTGCGCGCTTTTTAGCGAGGTAGAGAGTGAGAAAAAAAATGTGAAAAAGGCACAAAGCACAGATTCACAATCCAAGCAAAAAGCGCAAGTCCTCTTAGCCATAGACATAGACAAAATCCGCTCTTGTGGGATTTCCTCGCGCAAGGCACAATACATTTTAGACTTCGCCCACAAAGTGCAAAGTGGGGAGTTTGACATAGAGGCGGTGGCAAAAATGAGCGATGAAAAAGCCATAGAAAGCCTAATCAAACTTCGTGGGATAGGCGTTTGGACGGCGGAGATGATATTGCTTTTTTGCTTGCAGCGCAAGGATATTTTAAGCTATGATGATTTGGCACTGCAACGCGGGCTAAAAATGCTCTACGCGCTTAAGTGTGAGGGCAAAAATGGCAAAATCCCAAAAGAAGTGTTTGCGACATATAGGGCGAAATTTAGCCCCTATGGCAGTATCGCAAGCCTTTATCTTTGGGAAATTGCAAGCGGGAAGTTTGAGATTTAG
- a CDS encoding GtrA family protein yields MKKYAKEFLKNPLQNSALLYAIVGVANTIVGLGVIFALMYVGVKPEVANPIGYVVGFLNSYFLNKKFTFKSANSHKRDFVRFGVAMGVAYLINLAVLLGMHYGCGTDKYIAQIIASVCYTISGYCISKLWAFKPSKKESE; encoded by the coding sequence ATGAAAAAATACGCAAAAGAATTTTTAAAAAACCCTCTGCAAAATTCTGCCCTGCTGTATGCAATCGTAGGTGTTGCAAATACGATTGTGGGGCTTGGCGTGATATTTGCGCTAATGTATGTGGGAGTAAAGCCTGAAGTTGCAAATCCTATTGGCTATGTCGTAGGGTTTTTGAACTCATATTTTCTAAATAAAAAATTCACTTTCAAGTCGGCAAACTCACACAAAAGGGACTTTGTGAGGTTTGGTGTGGCTATGGGCGTAGCTTATCTCATAAACCTAGCCGTGCTACTTGGAATGCACTATGGGTGTGGCACGGATAAATACATAGCCCAAATCATCGCAAGTGTGTGCTACACCATAAGCGGATATTGCATTAGCAAACTTTGGGCTTTTAAGCCAAGCAAGAAAGAAAGTGAGTGA
- the argS gene encoding arginine--tRNA ligase, with protein sequence MFASIKNIISEIVGQEVVLELPKNKDFGHIATPIAFSLAKIKKLPPTQIAQEICAKLESKAEFSKVSQVNGYINLTLSAEFFHHCIQSAFENTLTQKKSQQEKILLEYVSANPTGPLHIGHARGAVYGDSLKRVGEYLGKNITTEYYINDAGAQMDKLAYSLALSGLRILEFSPLPQILLEAEEAGETYKGEYIAKAAQDAISHFGKDFFLPKNIISNLEQLKDFGKNLMLEIIKTDLERLHICFDNFVSEKSLYTQWKDTLKELKSNNGVYDKDSKIWLKSSQFGDEKDRVVVRENSEPTYLAGDIIYHRYKYKRGFDRLINIWGADHHGYIPRVKASMEFLGFDSSRLEVLLAQMVSLLKEGKPYKMSKRAGNFILIGEVLDEISADELRFVFLTKKPDTHLEFDIDMLSKEDASNPIFYINYANARIHTMCAKSSLSEGEILSAKLESSQEGKENSEIMELAFLALLLPRIAEMAYDERSLQKICEYLKNLSSAYHGFYNATKILGSKNEAIYLKISKLVSLSITQGLSLLGIKAKTKM encoded by the coding sequence ATGTTTGCTTCTATCAAAAATATCATAAGTGAAATCGTAGGGCAAGAGGTAGTTTTAGAGCTACCTAAAAATAAAGATTTTGGGCATATTGCCACACCCATAGCTTTTAGTCTAGCAAAGATTAAAAAACTTCCTCCTACACAAATCGCACAAGAAATATGTGCTAAACTAGAATCAAAAGCCGAGTTTAGCAAAGTATCTCAAGTGAATGGCTATATCAATCTCACTTTGAGTGCCGAGTTTTTTCATCACTGCATACAGAGCGCGTTTGAAAATACTCTAACGCAAAAAAAATCACAGCAAGAAAAAATTCTCCTTGAGTATGTCAGCGCAAATCCCACAGGACCGCTTCATATAGGGCACGCACGAGGTGCTGTCTATGGCGATAGCTTGAAGCGTGTGGGAGAATATCTAGGGAAAAATATCACCACAGAATACTACATAAATGACGCTGGCGCACAAATGGATAAGCTAGCATATTCACTCGCACTTAGTGGGCTAAGGATACTAGAATTTAGCCCTTTGCCACAGATTTTGCTAGAGGCAGAAGAGGCAGGAGAGACTTATAAAGGCGAGTATATCGCTAAAGCAGCACAAGATGCGATTAGCCATTTTGGCAAGGATTTTTTCTTGCCAAAAAACATAATCTCAAACCTTGAGCAATTAAAAGATTTCGGCAAAAATCTTATGCTAGAGATTATTAAGACTGATTTGGAGAGATTACACATTTGCTTTGATAATTTCGTAAGTGAGAAAAGCCTCTATACGCAGTGGAAGGATACTCTAAAAGAGTTAAAATCAAATAACGGTGTCTATGATAAAGATAGCAAAATCTGGCTAAAATCTAGCCAATTTGGCGATGAGAAAGATAGGGTGGTGGTGCGAGAAAATAGCGAACCAACATATCTAGCTGGGGATATTATCTATCATCGCTACAAGTATAAGCGCGGATTTGATAGACTGATAAATATTTGGGGTGCTGACCATCACGGCTATATCCCACGAGTAAAGGCTTCTATGGAGTTTTTGGGATTTGACTCATCTAGGCTTGAAGTCTTGCTAGCACAAATGGTAAGCCTGCTAAAAGAGGGCAAACCATACAAGATGAGTAAGCGAGCGGGGAATTTTATTTTGATTGGCGAAGTGCTTGATGAGATTAGTGCAGATGAGCTTAGGTTTGTGTTTTTGACAAAAAAGCCTGATACGCATTTGGAGTTTGACATAGATATGCTTAGCAAGGAGGACGCAAGCAATCCTATATTTTATATCAACTATGCAAATGCTAGAATCCACACAATGTGTGCAAAATCTAGCTTGAGTGAGGGAGAGATTTTGAGCGCGAAGCTAGAATCTAGCCAAGAGGGCAAAGAAAATAGCGAGATAATGGAGCTAGCGTTTTTGGCACTACTTTTGCCACGCATAGCAGAAATGGCGTATGATGAGAGGAGCTTGCAAAAAATCTGTGAATACCTAAAAAACCTCTCAAGCGCATATCACGGATTTTACAATGCTACTAAGATTTTGGGTAGCAAAAACGAAGCAATATATCTAAAAATCTCAAAACTTGTAAGCCTATCAATCACGCAGGGGCTATCATTGCTAGGGATAAAAGCAAAGACAAAAATGTGA
- the gmk gene encoding guanylate kinase — protein sequence MQPQTTQSRNAQSQQSQKNPPKSSTVDCAKNQKKISQNRLGQKCGRILVLSGPSGAGKSTLCTALKESISDMYFSISTTTRAMRDGERDGEHYHFVSEREFIADIEKGEFLEWAQVHNHYYGTSLKPIQKALNQGKLVVFDVDVQGHRSIKEHYGELAKSIFVTTKSKQILRERLEKRQSDSKEHIELRLLHAYNEMQHISQFDYVIINDDIAQAKSAILHIATSLEFLTQEAITDLLMQEWKG from the coding sequence ATGCAACCACAAACAACGCAATCACGCAATGCGCAATCACAACAATCGCAGAAAAATCCTCCAAAGTCTAGCACGGTTGATTGTGCTAAAAATCAAAAAAAGATTAGCCAAAATCGTTTAGGGCAAAAATGTGGTAGGATTTTGGTTCTTTCAGGTCCTAGTGGTGCTGGGAAATCCACTCTTTGCACCGCACTAAAAGAATCCATAAGTGATATGTATTTTTCTATCTCTACTACGACTAGGGCTATGCGCGATGGCGAGAGGGACGGCGAGCATTATCATTTCGTTAGTGAAAGAGAATTTATCGCAGATATAGAAAAGGGGGAGTTTTTGGAATGGGCTCAAGTGCATAATCACTACTACGGCACTTCTCTAAAACCTATCCAAAAAGCACTAAATCAAGGCAAGCTAGTGGTTTTTGATGTCGATGTGCAGGGACATAGAAGCATAAAAGAGCATTATGGCGAGCTAGCAAAATCTATTTTTGTAACGACAAAAAGCAAGCAGATTTTGCGTGAGCGACTAGAGAAGCGACAAAGCGATAGCAAGGAGCATATTGAGCTACGACTTTTGCACGCTTATAACGAAATGCAGCATATTTCGCAGTTTGATTATGTGATAATAAATGATGATATAGCACAAGCAAAAAGTGCGATTTTGCATATTGCTACTTCGTTAGAATTTCTCACCCAAGAGGCAATCACTGATTTGCTTATGCAGGAGTGGAAAGGCTAG
- a CDS encoding midas domain-containing protein gives MKIVIANTDLMVSKLIEACAKKTGLQVQHFISLEEVDSSMLEDCFLFVDENALGSDTKRAKQIGTESLSCLIYSRRKPLNEFKYLVQKPFLPTQILELLRKELVNRGEDFNRAVEEEQKTPIEPIKDIPLNEFDLKDEHLFEGNLELPPLPDTDAVETKTSAQSAKEQKEQVDEEENFLEVGENIEHKSLAALEREKSGASVDDLGGNDLGAVQDISSEPDFLSEPASVDALGGESAGQYSAEPNELDSALDIRESLAGDLDSIDENSLDNSLGDSLDSSLDGQLDSLDKLDDLGTASVLGNLDGLGGTDSAPSADFGADSSVASSDVSERDELLGDDIGSDEGLSGDLGADLGESASAGLGVDLDKKQDDLASLDSLDDSLDGLDISSEVVANETTDDIAGVADSASGTNGNVEDLPQESQESSLDFTAQGGVLDKDEAQEIQDLLAENAGAQVEGLADSANSADEIAGLADDIDEAKGAESADSAEISADSDLASEALAGISDEGASKESQEFIGEEIGSVEASEPSAQQEAQAPIQESTQEESAQENAKEASEGGEFADLSESDIMEVLGEEDLGSDLASGVTLDKEALAGSEKEPLSDLGVAEQGAQNTQDSSQESVVETPQESITDASVEDTSVAEVAKEQISDEVAQSLAPQEASAGKEVSTQSIQDEVIKDLQENLEQDLQKSLEEETPTVLQNDLAEGEPPSESHNEISQVDEAVKDEASSIDKVLELADLSEQTESQVDETQADAKESSTQDSKEDLANEMGLDSVLENDLQDLAQDDLSKDLAASGLEEGGLQTDNIDSADSAEAGSLDDISLEESESSDLEASSLDDVDMPKTELPKSLEELENLIESKDSISGLDTAIAELDTSLEKVVAQDFDTKDSSLDFGSSVESSSKDSTKSSSAKSTQKRLITELLANKSAEEISSLLEGAHIRIDIDFSQD, from the coding sequence ATGAAGATTGTCATAGCTAACACAGATTTAATGGTGTCAAAGCTGATTGAGGCTTGTGCGAAAAAGACGGGGTTGCAAGTGCAGCATTTTATTAGCCTAGAAGAGGTTGATTCTTCTATGCTGGAGGATTGCTTTTTGTTTGTCGATGAGAATGCGCTAGGTAGCGACACAAAACGCGCTAAGCAAATCGGCACAGAATCTCTAAGCTGTCTTATATACTCACGGCGCAAACCTCTAAATGAGTTTAAATACCTTGTCCAAAAGCCGTTTTTGCCTACGCAGATTTTGGAGCTATTGCGCAAAGAGCTTGTGAATAGGGGCGAGGATTTCAATAGAGCTGTCGAAGAGGAGCAAAAAACACCGATAGAACCCATCAAAGATATACCGCTTAATGAATTTGATTTGAAAGATGAACATTTATTTGAGGGGAATTTGGAGTTGCCACCATTGCCTGATACTGACGCGGTGGAGACAAAGACAAGTGCTCAGAGTGCAAAAGAGCAAAAAGAGCAAGTAGATGAGGAAGAAAATTTCCTAGAAGTGGGGGAAAATATCGAGCATAAAAGCCTAGCTGCGCTTGAGCGAGAAAAAAGTGGGGCGAGCGTAGATGATTTGGGTGGTAATGATTTAGGTGCGGTGCAGGATATTTCTAGTGAACCTGATTTTTTAAGCGAGCCTGCTTCAGTGGATGCGCTGGGTGGGGAATCTGCAGGGCAATATAGCGCAGAACCTAATGAGTTAGATTCTGCTTTAGACATAAGAGAGAGTTTGGCAGGGGATTTGGATAGCATTGATGAGAATTCTTTAGATAACTCTTTGGGCGATTCTCTAGATAGTTCATTAGATGGACAGTTAGATAGTTTGGATAAGTTAGATGATTTGGGCACTGCCTCTGTGCTTGGGAATCTAGATGGGCTAGGTGGCACAGATAGTGCTCCTAGCGCGGATTTTGGCGCGGATTCTAGCGTGGCTTCTAGTGATGTGAGTGAGCGTGATGAACTGCTTGGAGATGACATCGGTAGTGATGAGGGGTTGAGTGGCGATTTGGGTGCGGATTTGGGCGAAAGCGCAAGTGCGGGTTTGGGAGTGGACTTGGATAAAAAACAAGATGATTTAGCTAGTTTAGATAGTTTGGATGATAGCCTTGATGGCTTAGACATTTCAAGTGAAGTGGTTGCAAATGAAACGACTGATGACATAGCAGGTGTAGCAGATAGTGCAAGTGGCACAAATGGTAATGTAGAGGATTTGCCACAAGAATCACAAGAATCAAGCCTAGATTTTACCGCGCAAGGTGGTGTGCTTGACAAAGATGAAGCCCAAGAGATACAAGACTTGCTTGCTGAAAATGCAGGAGCACAAGTCGAGGGATTGGCAGATAGTGCAAATAGTGCAGATGAAATCGCAGGATTAGCAGATGATATAGATGAGGCAAAAGGTGCAGAGAGCGCGGATAGTGCGGAAATTAGCGCAGATAGTGATTTGGCTAGCGAGGCACTAGCAGGCATAAGCGATGAGGGTGCAAGCAAAGAATCACAAGAATTTATTGGAGAGGAGATTGGTAGCGTAGAGGCTAGTGAGCCTAGCGCACAACAAGAAGCACAAGCACCTATCCAAGAATCCACACAAGAGGAATCCGCACAAGAAAACGCCAAAGAAGCTAGCGAGGGAGGAGAGTTTGCGGATTTGAGTGAAAGTGATATTATGGAAGTGTTAGGCGAGGAGGATTTGGGCAGTGATTTGGCTAGTGGCGTTACTTTGGATAAAGAGGCTTTGGCAGGAAGTGAGAAAGAGCCTTTGAGTGATTTGGGTGTGGCAGAGCAGGGTGCTCAAAATACACAAGATTCTAGCCAAGAATCAGTGGTAGAAACTCCACAAGAGTCTATCACGGATGCTAGCGTGGAGGATACCAGCGTAGCAGAAGTGGCAAAAGAGCAGATAAGCGATGAGGTAGCACAGTCTCTTGCCCCACAAGAAGCAAGCGCAGGCAAAGAAGTATCCACACAATCCATTCAAGATGAAGTAATAAAAGATTTGCAAGAAAATTTGGAGCAGGATTTGCAAAAAAGCTTAGAAGAAGAGACGCCAACGGTCTTGCAAAATGATTTGGCAGAGGGAGAGCCGCCTAGCGAGTCTCATAATGAAATAAGCCAAGTAGATGAGGCAGTTAAAGATGAGGCTAGCAGTATAGATAAAGTGCTTGAGTTGGCAGATTTGAGCGAGCAGACAGAATCACAAGTCGATGAAACACAAGCAGATGCTAAAGAATCTAGTACACAGGATTCTAAAGAGGATTTGGCAAATGAAATGGGGCTAGATAGCGTCCTAGAGAATGATTTGCAGGATTTGGCACAAGATGACTTAAGCAAAGATTTGGCAGCAAGTGGCTTAGAGGAGGGTGGCTTGCAAACAGATAACATAGATAGTGCTGATAGCGCAGAAGCGGGCAGCTTAGATGATATTAGCTTGGAAGAGAGCGAATCTAGCGACTTAGAAGCAAGTAGCCTAGATGATGTGGATATGCCAAAAACCGAGTTGCCAAAATCTTTGGAAGAGCTAGAAAATTTAATAGAATCAAAAGATTCTATAAGCGGGCTAGATACAGCTATCGCTGAGCTAGACACTTCGCTTGAAAAAGTTGTGGCACAAGATTTTGATACCAAAGATTCTAGTTTGGATTTTGGCTCTAGTGTGGAATCTAGCTCAAAAGATTCTACCAAATCATCAAGTGCCAAATCCACGCAAAAGCGACTTATCACCGAGCTACTTGCCAATAAAAGCGCGGAGGAGATTAGCTCACTGCTTGAGGGAGCGCATATCCGCATTGATATTGATTTTTCGCAGGATTAG
- a CDS encoding phospholipase D-like domain-containing protein, translated as MMPYEQSQALKSLQDAFKRAQKSIDISIYSFTNREIAKTLRDSANRGVKVRIIYDKDSAKDARSTIGYLEKYNNITTCTLKGRKAQNGNYYGIMHQKMAIVDKNILYIGSANWSKNAFENNFETLFYDDDSYLVNKALNAFEKMIKECEKF; from the coding sequence ATGATGCCTTATGAACAATCCCAAGCCCTAAAAAGCCTACAAGACGCATTTAAACGCGCTCAAAAAAGCATAGATATTTCAATTTATAGTTTTACAAACAGAGAGATTGCAAAAACCTTGAGAGATAGCGCAAATAGAGGTGTAAAAGTGCGAATAATCTACGACAAAGATAGTGCCAAAGACGCCCGCTCCACCATAGGCTACCTAGAAAAATACAACAACATAACCACCTGCACGCTAAAAGGTCGCAAAGCTCAAAACGGCAACTACTACGGCATAATGCACCAAAAAATGGCAATAGTGGATAAAAATATCCTCTACATAGGTTCTGCAAATTGGAGCAAAAACGCCTTTGAAAACAACTTTGAAACGCTTTTTTATGATGATGATTCTTATCTCGTAAATAAAGCACTAAACGCATTTGAAAAAATGATAAAAGAATGCGAGAAATTCTAA